A genomic segment from Microcella flavibacter encodes:
- a CDS encoding electron transfer flavoprotein subunit beta/FixA family protein, with product MKIIVLIKQVPDTWSDRRIDTATGLIDRVASDRVIDEISERALEVALARKDGDKATEVVVMTMGPPEAKDALRKALAMGADSAVHISDEGLTGADALLTSSVIAAAARTTGFDLLIAGNESTDGRGGVLPAMLAEHLALPVLSFLDAVELDEATVRGRRAGEAGTTELSAPLPAIISITEQLPDARFASFKGIMTAKKKPVVALALDELAAPVMDARSTVLAAQQRPPRTAGTLVVDDGRAAAELADYLAAARLV from the coding sequence GTGAAGATCATCGTGCTCATCAAGCAGGTGCCCGATACATGGAGCGACCGCAGGATCGATACGGCCACCGGGCTGATCGATCGGGTGGCGAGCGACCGCGTCATCGACGAGATCAGCGAGCGCGCCCTCGAGGTGGCGCTCGCCCGCAAGGACGGCGACAAGGCCACCGAGGTCGTCGTGATGACGATGGGCCCGCCCGAGGCGAAGGACGCGCTGCGCAAGGCGCTCGCCATGGGGGCCGACTCCGCGGTGCACATCAGCGACGAGGGTCTGACGGGGGCGGATGCCCTGCTCACCTCGTCCGTCATCGCCGCGGCCGCGCGCACCACCGGTTTCGACCTGCTCATCGCCGGCAACGAGTCGACCGACGGCCGCGGGGGCGTGCTGCCGGCCATGCTCGCCGAGCACCTCGCGCTGCCGGTGCTGTCGTTCCTCGACGCGGTCGAGCTCGATGAGGCGACCGTGCGGGGGCGCCGCGCCGGCGAGGCCGGCACCACCGAGCTCAGCGCCCCGCTGCCCGCGATCATCAGCATCACCGAGCAGCTGCCCGACGCGCGCTTCGCGAGCTTCAAGGGCATCATGACGGCGAAGAAGAAGCCCGTCGTCGCCCTCGCGCTCGACGAGCTCGCGGCCCCGGTGATGGATGCCCGCTCGACGGTGCTCGCCGCCCAGCAGCGCCCGCCGCGCACCGCCGGCACCCTCGTCGTCGACGACGGCCGCGCCGCCGCCGAGCTCGCCGACTACCTCGCCGCCGCGCGGCTCGTCTGA